The stretch of DNA GATGCCGGAGGCCTCAACACTTGTGGCGATGTGTAACAAGCTTCGTCGTCATGCAAAGGCTCTCAGGGAGGAGAGCAATCATCATGGAGAATGATCAATTGAGCTATGTTGTATGTTTGTCGTGTGTGTGAGCTATTGGGCCTTTGACCCGGATGGGTCTGTGTCGAACCTTATTTATGTTTTCATTGGTCTGATGAACTTGTGTTTTAAACGCTAAAAAGGGTTCAGTTCACTAAAGCCGGACAAGCACTTGTTTTCTAAAAACATATACACACGCATGAGCCTACTCGATATATAAAACCGATGTGGATTGTGTACATCAATCAATTCATTGACAAACCGGTGCAGTGCAATTCCAATGTGTTTTGGATTTATGTCGTACCTAAGATCATTTTTTCATCTGCATTGTTGACTCAATGGTAGAGTAACCGGCTTTTAAGTACGACAATTTGatatctttgttttgtttttggcTTTTGCCAATTAGATCTTGTCGTGTGCTTTGCCTATATGCGCTTGTGTACCTGTGAAAATTCTGACTATATATGTGTGTTTTCACCAAGTAATTGTGTGTTGGCtactgttatttatttatttattaaatagGGCTAGTGTTCATTTTggcatatacagcatgtatagcaaAATCAAGCATGAACAGATATGAACCATGGACCAGCGCTCTTGTACTACTTTGATCTTAGAATATGATGTCAACATGAAGAACCCACTTACTGTCGTTTAACAGCTCAATTATGAGATCTCAAGAGCATTTTGGTTGGAGAAACCGACGTAGCAAATAAGCAACTGACCGGTTTATCCATGTCACCTTTTGACAATTTCAGCTAACTGTGTTTTGCTACGACGTTTTATGACTCATGTGTGAAATAGGAGTATATTACTACAAGCAGAGCAAATCCTATTCTTTTCCACAATAAATTGACTCGCATAGATATTTTCGTGCTGAATCTTGCTGATCTGATTTGTTGTCAAAAAGTAACATAGCGCATGGATCTTTCATCGATCACAGTATCCAACAGATAACAGATTGCCCACCAACTCTTCCCTCTTTTGCTCTTCTCAACGGCTAACTTCCCCAATTCATAATATACTACTCCTACATATAAACTACAGCCAAAAGACACCACTAAAGAAAAGGAAAATTGGATCCATATGGACGTCCGCGTCCATCTTAGTTTATCCACCGCCAAATATTTTTATGTCTACTGTTACAAAAGCTACAATGCATTAGTCTCCCGGTGATGTGCGATCCACTCGGCGCTTTTtatagaaaaaaaaagaagaaaaaggtacGTGGCGCCTGCTTGCTCTCATTATCTCATAGTAAAACGAGCAATAAGCCAAGCGAATCAACGAGCGGACTTTATGTGCGAAAATGACCGTACGTAGCTAGCTAGAACATAATATCGAATCTGACGTAACTGGCGAGTATACTATCTAGGTAGCAGCTATAATATCGCAGTCCAGCGCCCAGTGATACCACTATTATGGCGCACGCATATATACCAGATAGAGGACGATGCCCCGCCATGTATCCACATCCACTGCCGTACTCCGGATTAATTAGGTTTAGTAACTGGTATAGTACTGGAGCACGTACCAACCAGCTCACCGGTCATCATGTCTTAAGCCAATGCAAAATACTCACTAGGGATCGTGGTAGCTCCACAGGCTCTCCCCGGCCCCCGCCGGGTCCGGCCACTCGTCGGAGGCGGTGGGGCTCAGCCTCGGCGGGCTCATCATCATACCCGCCGCCATGTTGCGCAGCATCTGCGGCATCTCGAAGATCGCCTCCTCGTCCATGAAGTCCTCATTGCCCATCTGATGCTGCGGCGTGCGGTCATCGGCGGCGCCTCCGCTTGTTATTGTGCCGTGATGTCTCTGCTCCTCCGCTGTCGCGGCAGTCGAAGCACTGCCATCAGGCGTCTCGCCGCCGTGCGGCCTGTAAAGCTGGGCGGccgccgcggctgcggctgcggccgCACGTATGTCCTCCGGCGAGGCAGACGCGGGGACCGGGCGCGAGGCGGTGGCGCCGGGGAAATTGAGCACGGCGTCGGAGCCGCGCAGCGCGCGGGCGGCCACGTCATAGGCCGCGGCAGCCATCTCGGCCGTCGGGTAAGTTCCGAGCCATATGCGGCGCGCCTTGCGCGGCTCGCGGATCTCCGAGACCCACTTGCCGTTTCTGCACCGGATGCCGCGGTAGAAGGGGTGCTTCCCAGTGGACCGCGGCGACGGCTccccggagctcgtcgccgccaacGCCGTCGTTGTCCCCACCGTCTCGCCTAGGTGAACCGGCGGGGAATGGGGCGAGGCAGGAGCACCCGGGGAAAGCTCGGTCGCCGGTTCAGCAGCAGCTTGCACTTGCAGCTGAGGAGTAGCAGCACCGGCAGCAGACGAGGAGGCTCCAGAAGGCTGCTCAGCCATGTACCATTAGGGCACGCCCCTCTATATATTCACACACACCTACACACACATGCCAGAGCTGCAGTGCGCCTATGAACCTAGCAAATCTATGGTGCGCGCAGGTGTATGCCGGGTGGGTAAGCCGTTAAGTACTCGTCGTTTCgaggtgtgtgtgcgcgcgcgctgtGGGCAGCAGTGGAGTACTGGCAGTCTGAAAGAGGAGAGCTAAGGTAGGTAGAGGTGTCAAGAAGCGCACAAGGAGAACTAGAAGCGTGAGATCCGGCATGAGGCCAGGAGGCTGGGAGGTATATATGGGTTGGTAAAGAAGCGGGGGAGAAGCGTGAGGTCCGCCATGGTGAAAAGCTGATCTCTCCATCGGAGAAGAGAGGAGAGGAGCGCGGCGCCGCGCGCATGCAGGTGCGGTGAGGAGGCAGCTAGCCAGACCGCGTTGTTTGAGCGGGAGAGTGTGTGTATGGCTTGCGATGAGCTGGCGCCTGAGGAGACTCCACCTAACTAATTAAGCACGCTGCCAGTATTAGTAGCAGCTGATCGGGATCGAGTTTACTACCCCCTTGCCGGTGCTCCCTGCTTCGTCTTACCTTCGCGGGGCCGAAACGAGCAGAGATGGCGACGTCGCTGTCCTAATTGATGGCCCGGCTTTTGTGGGGCTTAATTGGGAAATTAAGATCGGACCGCTCAGTGTGATTGCTGATAATTTCTCTAGGGGCTAGCGAAAGATACGGCCAGCGGGGCAGCTCTCCGTGACTGTGACTGACAGGTGGTGGCCTCCGGATGCCTGCCAGGTGGGGGCTTTTGGTTAGCTCGCTTTTCTTGTCTGCCTTTTTGGCCCTTTGGCCGCTAGCTCCTCGCAAACACGTCGTGTCCGCAGCTAAGCTACGTACTCCTGCTACGTTTCGGCACGGCATATATCGGCGCCCTGTGGGCTGTGGCCATTTCAGACCGGGAGTTGACGAATATCCTGCCGATTGTGTTGGACTAGACGGGGCGACACATGCATGCACCTGGGGTTGGTGCAGTGCGCacatagtttttctttctttctgtacAAATCGAGCTATATATTCTGTAAAGTGATAACTAAATCAGCAGTCCATCCATATTATATGCATCGAACTCTTTTTTTTAGGGCTATgcatccaactttagttgaacccttTTTCAGTTGAATAAATATTTCGATCGGTGCTTGTACGGTTTCCCAAATTAGAAGTCAAATAAAATACTCTGTTCGCAAATAACAATGCTATAAAGCTACTATCATATGCAATCTATAAGCTAGAGATCCATGCTCTGTTCGCCTGCCGAAAGCAAGGGTGTATGTCAATGGGGAAGTGTACCATCCAATAGGCAGCATATGATGCTCATGTATGTGAGCCACTTCGATTTTACTGTTTTCAAAAACAATAGTAGACAACATATGCACGTTTTGAAATAAAAATTGACCATGTCTTCAGTTTGAAATGAGATAGATACACGACCTGTCAGAACTCTCATGAGATGAGCGCTTTGGTCGGACGCCGAGTTTCTATAATTCCGCAAAAAAAGGACGCGGAGTTTCTATGCTCAAGCAGACATGTGCTCATTATCTGGCGGCCAGGCATGGCATCGTAATGTGCTGCACTAAAATTCATTGACAGTCCTTTGTGCATTCATAATAGAGGAAATTTACATATAGGTAGACAGTGACTCAGGTGCGTGGGCCAGGTTTGTGACGGAGGCGTTAGCGCTGTCGATGGTTAGAAGCCAATCTGTGGCTCATGAGGTCATGTCTTTGCCGATCCGTTGATCGGAAACATGCTTTTCGTTCACTACAGGTATGGGTTGTCTCCTACCTCGGGCGCCTGGATCTTTCCATTGGTGATAACGGTGACCTCGACGGTGCACCTCCTATACGAGCAAGATGGAGTTCTTCATGCAATCCATTAAGAGGTGCAAACTTGAGCTATTATTTTAGTGGTGcattagattttcttttcttttttgcgaatAAGACTCTTCCATTACTTTACCAAGTCATTACAAGCATGCTTACATATAGCTTCAATTTTAGTGGGGCAAATAGTCACCACACTGCTGTCTTAGGGAGTGATCGACCCATCTGGCCGAGGGTGTGGCTGGCACTCTTGTGCTCACGCATGATGGCCCTTATCTCATGTTGCCGAGTTTGAAATAGATATTTAATGTCGCTCATGTTAAGAAACGTAGTAAAATACAAAAACAAAAATCACGcctacgcacacccaagatcaatatAAAGATGCATAACGGGTTAGAATCACGATCGTTGTCGGCAccgagttgcagcggaagaagTATGTGTTAGTGTAAATCGTACTTGGAGTCCTTCAAACTGTCGATGAATGATCCAGCAAGCCGCCCACGAACAGTCCTCGAACCGAAGACCGAAaacacgacctctctacttggttgcaagcatgcAACATTCATGACCCGGCAGcgcttcaccgtccagagctaatcttcactagagaattagagggaggagattagaaccacatagGGCTTATAATTATGAGGATTCAATGAACTAGAccaagctctaattagtcaactaggaccaactagattcACACGTGAAGGATTCCCGCCGTAGGgtcttgcaatacgttcatgattcgtttatagtgggttgctagagggaCATAAGTTTAAACCatagtaagggggttgttgtgtatgggataaaggggacttgatactttaatgctatggttgtcttttaccttaataatcttgagtagttgcggatgcttgctagagttccaatcctaagtgcatatgacccaagtagagaaagtatgttagcttatgcctccccctcatataaaattgcaataatgattaccgatcttatTAACAATTccgtaggacaattccgcacaccaacccgtcattattccacactcgctatttataatatatagtaattgttggggaacgcagtaatttcaaaaaaatgcctacgcacatgcaagatctatctaggtgatgcataacaacgagaggggaagagtgttgtccacgtaccctcgtagaccgtaagccgaagcgttatgacaacgcagttgatgtagtcgaacgtcttcaggatccgaccgatcctagcaccaaagataCGACATCtctacgatctgcacacgttcagctcggtggcgtcccacgaactctagatccagttgagtgtcgagggagagtttcgtcaacacgacggcatgatgacggcgatgatgaagctaccggaacagggcttcgcctaagcgccgctacgatatgactgagggagtcctgaactaaggggtccttggacgtccggcctgttatccataggccaaactgatgggctgtgaagacatgaagaacgaagactgcaccgtgttcggattggactctacttggcgtggaaggcaagcttggcgatcgaagatttctttttatgtaaccgactccatgtaaaccctagatccccttggtgtctatataaaccgaaggggatagtccggaaaggacaacacatatactcattaccatattcataggctagacttctagggtttagccattacgatctcatggtagattaactcttgtaacactcatattcatcaagatcaatcaagtaggaagtagggtattacctccatagagagggcctgaacctgggtaaacatcgtgtcccctgtctcctgttaccatcgatcctagacgcacagttcgggaccccctacccgagatccgccggttttgacaccgacattggtgctttcattgagagttccactgtgccgtcgacaagaggctcgatggctccttcaattgtCAATAATGACGTTGTCCAAAGATGAACCTTCCTCCTCAGACATATctccgtattcggcggcttcgtactacgggcctactcggttggccatctggagcagatcgacagctacgcccctggccatcaggtcgtattcggaagcttgaactacgtcgcggatatccgcgaagacttgatcttcaaggGATTTGAGCATGCGGCGATCGCTCCCCTTCATCTcgatgaacgtgacttaaatctATCATCGGATCACACCGAGGAGATGGTTCCTACTGCTGCAACGACCTTAGAGCCAAACAGATCGAGCCATCTAAGGCCTCAGAGTCCGCggagttggagccgcacatggactcggCGCCCTGCAGCAGTCGCTTTAACGGAACTTCAGATTCATCTCCGGTTGTAAGTTCCGAACAGTGTACGTccgcggacaccgagctagatcggttatcgatcttcgagtttaTCGCCGTTGacttcttccagcactcgcctttgggcgacgtactaaaatcttttaaaaatctgtccttggagaaggactctcagccgaactatgtccggttcgagctagaAATGGACGATGAGGAATTTTGCTTTCCACCAACCACCCACCTCATAGACaccgtcgacgacttaaccgacgtgcttgactatggctccgaagacatcgacggtatggatgacgatgccgacaaggagcaaggccaagacccgccattcactaGATGATCgacggccacctcttcatacgacgtgtacatggttgatacacctaaaggatctggcgaCGACAAAGAAGAGCCGGATACGAACAAAACCTCCGAGacacagcccaagcgtcggcggcCCAAACGCCGCCCTAACCCTGTCATTCAAAGGACAGAAACACTGGCAccagagaaaatagtactccgggcgacACCGAAAACAGTGAAGACCCCGCGGGGGCTACATCGGAACAGGAACACGACAGCAGGCAAGACAACACTGACGAACAGGCCATACAAGATGACCCGGAGGATGATAGTTACCATCCACCCTCCGAGGAGGAAacaagcctcgacgatgaagacttcatcgtgcctgaggatcctctcgagcaggagcgctttaagcttcagctcatagccaccgcaaggagcctgaaaaagaaacaacaacaacaacaacagcttcaagctgaacaggacctgctcgtcgacagatggactgatgtctgaaggaaatatgccctagaggcaataataaagttattatttatttccttatatcatgataaatgtttattactcatgctagaattgtattaaccggaaacataatacatgtgtgaatacatagacaaacaaagtgtcattagtatgcctctacttgactagcttgttgatcaaagatggttaagtttcctaaccattgacatgggttgtcatttgattaatgggatcacatcattaggagaatgatgtgattgacttgacccattctgctagcttaacacttgatcatttagtttgttgctattgctttcttcatcacttatacatgttcctatgactatgagattatgcaactcccgtttaccggaggaacactttgtgtgctaccaaacatcacaacgtaactgggtgattataaaggtgctctacatgtgtctccgaaggtacttgttgggttggcgtatttcgagattaggatttgtcactccgattgtcgaaggggtgtctctggtcccactcggtaatgcacatcactataagccttgcaagcattgcaactaatgagtttgttgcgggatgatgtattacggaacgagtaaagagacttgccggtaatgagattgaactaggt from Triticum dicoccoides isolate Atlit2015 ecotype Zavitan chromosome 6A, WEW_v2.0, whole genome shotgun sequence encodes:
- the LOC119317420 gene encoding ethylene-responsive transcription factor ERF027-like is translated as MAEQPSGASSSAAGAATPQLQVQAAAEPATELSPGAPASPHSPPVHLGETVGTTTALAATSSGEPSPRSTGKHPFYRGIRCRNGKWVSEIREPRKARRIWLGTYPTAEMAAAAYDVAARALRGSDAVLNFPGATASRPVPASASPEDIRAAAAAAAAAAQLYRPHGGETPDGSASTAATAEEQRHHGTITSGGAADDRTPQHQMGNEDFMDEEAIFEMPQMLRNMAAGMMMSPPRLSPTASDEWPDPAGAGESLWSYHDP